From the genome of Nasonia vitripennis strain AsymCx chromosome 1, Nvit_psr_1.1, whole genome shotgun sequence, one region includes:
- the LOC100121937 gene encoding alpha glucosidase II alpha subunit-like precursor, with protein sequence MASFVRLGIVLLLAVNMVHGVPRENFKTCEQSSFCRRCRKVEPGKTAYELLPNTVAHNESTLYIELYNKDTGVHYNVELTALKGNLFRLLINEKNPLHPRYQVEYALQDHPQLAKLDLVEKTATHITVANGANKAILFVSPFKIDLYSGDHLIISTNARGLMRFEHMRTKPEPKQEHPEQPDPEHVEKAPEPATPEFPGDGAENDPGAWEENFKSHHDSKPFGPEAVALDFSFPGAEHAYGIPEHADSFALRSTKSSEPYRLYNLDVFEYEVNERMSLYGAVPVLYAHGKEKTSGVFWLNAAETWVDILSKADNNVVESIVNFVSGSAKKPQVDAHFMSESGVIDVFFLLGPEPMDVFTQYTKLTGTAHLPPIFSLAYHQSRWNYNDQEDVQQIADNFDKYDLPMDVMWLDIEYTDSKKYFTWDKRKFPNPLEMIKNLTTKGRKLVVIIDPHIKRDSNYFLHNEATNNGYYVKHRDGKDYEGWCWPGASSYLDFFDPKVRDYYGSLYDLSKFEGTTNDVHIWNDMNEPSVFNGPEVTMPKDLVHYGGWEHRDVHNINGLVYTMATYDALFKRSGGTLRPFILSRSFFAGSQRFAAVWTGDNTAEWSHLQASYPMCLSLSISGISFCGADVGGFFKNPDSELFVRWYQAGAWLPFFRQHSHIETKRREPWTFNDEVINIVRESLRLRYSYLPLWYTLFREHEINGTPVLRPIWAHYPAESDSFAIEDQILVGDSILVKPVFEPSVTEVSVYFPGEGKVAWYDIDTLQKYGDVSKLSIPVTLHRIPVFQREGSIVPRKMRIRRSTVAMKNDPYTLVVIADTQGQAKGNLYIDDEASFEYRHGKYLYLRLKLEGKKLTSTLLQKLAAYSTKSWLERVDIVNPPKGITKAVLHSKAQGKIDLEAKYNPNNHVLTVRKPGVNMGEEWTIELIA encoded by the exons ATGGCCTCGTTCGTGCG ACTGGGGATTGTGCTGCTATTAGCTGTCAACATGGTCCATGGTGTTCCCAGGGAGAACTTCAAGACCTGTGAACAGAGCAGCTTCTGCAG GCGATGCCGCAAAGTCGAGCCTGGGAAAACTGCTTACGAGCTGCTGCCCAACACGGTAGCTCACAATGAATCAACGCTGTACATTGAACTTTATAATAAAGACACCGGAGTCCACTACAACGTAGAGCTTACCGCTCTAAAGGGAAACTTGTTCAGGCTCCTTATCAATGAGAAGAATCCTCTGCACCCAAGGTACCAGGTGGAATATGCCTTGCAAGATCATCCGCAGCTTGCCAAGTTAGACTTGGTTGAGAAGACAGCCACCCACATCACTGTGGCCAATGGAGCCAACAAGGCTATTCTATTTGTCAGTCCTTTCAAGATTGATCTGTACTCTGGAGATCACTTGATTATATCCACCAATGCTCGTGGTCTCATGAGATTTGAGCACATGCGTACCAAGCCTGAACC AAAACAAGAACATCCGGAACAACCAGATCCAGAGCATGTAGAGAAAGCACCAGAGCCTGCAACTCCAGAGTTCCCTGGTGATGGAGCAGAGAATGATCCTGGTGCATGGGAGGAGAATTTCAAGAGCCACCATGACTCCAAGCCTTTTGGACCTGAAGCTGTTGCCCTGGATTTCAGCTTCCCTGGAGCTGAACATGCCTATGGTATTCCGGAACATGCAGATTCCTTTGCCTTGAGGTCAACCAAGAGCTCTGAACCCTACAGGCTTTACAATCTCGACGTTTTCGAGTATGAAGTAAATGAAAGAATGTCACTCTATGGTGCTGTACCTGTACTTTACGCACATGG AAAGGAAAAAACTTCTGGAGTTTTCTGGCTCAATGCTGCTGAAACTTGGGTAGACATTCTCTCCAAGGCAGATAATAACGTCGTCGAGAGCATCGTCAACTTTGTATCCGGCTCAGCAAAGAAGCCCCAGGTAGATGCGCACTTTATGTCCGAGTCCGGTGTCATCGACGTCTTCTTCCTGCTCGGACCCGAACCCATGGACGTCTTTACGCAGTACACTAAGCTCACTGGCACGGCTCATCTGCCACCC ATTTTCTCACTGGCTTACCACCAGTCTCGTTGGAACTACAACGACCAGGAGGATGTGCAGCAGATCGCCGATAACTTTGACAAGTACGACTTGCCGATGGATGTAATGTGGCTTGACATTGAGTACACTGACAGCAAAAAATACTTCACCTGGGACAAGAGAAAGTTCCCGAACCCACTAGAGATGATTAAGAATCTTACCACCAAAGGACGTAAACTTGTAGTCATTATCGATCCACATATCAAGCGTGACAGCAACTATTTCCTACACAATGAAGCTACCAACAATGGCTACTACGTAAAGCACAGGGACGGCAAAGATTACGAAGGTTGGTGTTGGCCTGGTGCCTCGTCGTACCTCGACTTCTTCGATCCTAAGGTACGCGATTACTATGGCAGCTTATACGACTTGAGCAAGTTCGAGGGTACGACGAATGACGTACACATCTGGAACGATATGAACGAGCCATCAGTATTTAACGGACCCGAGGTGACGATGCCCAAGGATCTGGTGCACTATGGTGGTTGGGAGCATCGAGATGTCCATAACATCAATGGTCTTGTCTACACCATGGCTACCTATGACGCTCTTTTCAAGCGTTCAGGTGGCACCCTCAGACCCTTCATCCTCTCGAGGTCATTCTTTGCTGGATCGCAGAGATTCGCTGCTGTTTGGACTGGCGACAACACCGCAGAATGGTCTCACCTTCAGGCGTCCTACCCTATGTGCCTGTCGCTCTCCATCTCGGGTATATCCTTCTGCGGTGCTGATGTAGGTGGCTTCTTTAAGAATCCAGATTCAGAACTATTTGTAAG ATGGTACCAAGCTGGAGCCTGGTTGCCGTTCTTCCGTCAACATTCTCACATTGAGACGAAACGTCGCGAGCCCTGGACCTTCAACGACGAAGTAATCAATATTGTACGCGAATCACTGAGGTTGCGTTACTCGTATCTGCCTCTCTGGTACACATTGTTCCGCGAACACGAGATCAATGGCACACCTGTGCTCAGGCCGATCTGGGCTCACTATCCTGCTGAGTCCGATTCCTTCGCTATTGAAGACCAGATTCTCGTTGGTGATTCCATCCTCGTCAAGCCCGTTTTTGAACCGTCCGTCACCGAAGTCTCTGTATACTTCCCCGGTGAGGGCAAAGTTGCTTG GTACGACATCGACACGTTGCAGAAGTATGGTGATGTAAGCAAGCTAAGTATTCCGGTAACGCTGCACAGGATTCCCGTATTCCAGCGAGAGGGTTCAATAGTGCCACGTAAAATGCGCATCAGGCGCAGCACCGTTGCTATGAAGAACGATCCCTACACGTTGGTGGTAATAGCCGATACTCAAGGTCAGGCTAAAGGCAACCTTTACATCGATGACGAGGCCAGCTTCGAGTACAGGCATGGCAAGTACCTTTACCTCAGGCTGAAACTCGAAGGCAAGAAGCTTACCTCGACCCTGCTCCAAAAACTTGCTGCATACAGTACTAAGAGCTGGCTCGAGCGCGTTGACATTGTCAATCCGCCAAAGGGCATCACCAAGGCAGTCCTACATTCCAAGG CTCAAGGTAAAATTGACTTGGAAGCCAAGTACAATCCTAACAACCACGTTTTGACGGTACGTAAACCAGGTGTAAATATGGGCGAGGAATGGACCATCGAATTGATCGCCTAA
- the Or230 gene encoding odorant receptor 230 isoform X1, translating to MEREPIKYEDISRLYYRLFRTMGILPSSSSRRTTLLRVYFHVTIVLYYSMSMFDGLRMLGHNDIEIEYVFEEVVIHGICARFLILSCRREELAELLLSCEKLWRMLKPGEDRVVKSYEKIARYLAHYITWTTLVAIFFYIVAARIVKLPPAEVNGTERRMLPFRFYVDVQRQPWYDIVTVLEIVVVLNIAMIVSTIETTGPFLITMACGYLRSIRNRLLAIADEAEGRGEISRLSTIRVVSCVKFHQKIMRFCQDIEKLTSSVLLVQVVCTAYNISLVGFRILKNDPNAVKFVPLLLLNLLQLFTAQWIPEHLLSETMAFRQSKAIANAAYSASLLHPEYEPRANRALLFVMLRANRPVQITAGGYMKLSLETFKRMLTSALSFFTVLRSINDGAGDEGE from the exons ATGGAAAGGGAGCCGATCAAGTACGAGGATATCTCGCGCCTTTACTACAGGCTCTTTCGTACTATGGGAATACTGCCCAGCTCCTCGTCGCGACGGACGACTCTTCTGCGCGTCTACTTTCACGTGACGATCGTGCTCTACTACTCGATGTCGATGTTCGACGGACTGAGGATGCTGGGACACAACGACATCGAGATCGAGTACGTGTTCGAGGAGGTCGTGATCCACGGGATTTGCGCGAGGTTCCTCATACTCTCCTGCCGGCGAGAAGAGTTGGCGGAACTGCTGCTGTCCTGCGAGAAGCTGTGGCGCATGCTGAAACCCGGCGAGGACCGAGTCGTCAAGAGCTACGAGAAGATAGCCAGGTACCTCGCGCACTACATCACGTGGACGACTTTGGTGGCGATTTTCTTCTACATCGTCGCGGCGAGGATCGTCAAGCTGCCGCCCGCCGAGGTCAACGGCACCGAGAGAAGGATGCTGCCGTTCAG GTTCTACGTGGACGTGCAGAGGCAGCCCTGGTACGACATAGTCACGGTCCTGGAGATCGTGGTGGTGTTGAATATCGCGATGATTGTGTCGACGATCGAGACAACCGGACCCTTTCTCATAACGATGGCATGCGGCTACCTCAGGTCCATCCGTAACAGACTCCTGGCGATAGCCGACGAGGCCGAGGGTCGCGGCGAGATCTCGAGACTCTCGACGATCCGAGTCGTCAGCTGCGTCAAGTTTCACCAGAAGATCATGCG CTTTTGCCAGGACATCGAGAAGCTCACGAGCAGCGTGCTCCTCGTCCAGGTCGTGTGCACGGCCTACAACATCTCGCTCGTAGGATTCAGGATACTGAAG AACGACCCCAACGCCGTCAAGTTCGTGCCGTTACTACTCTTGAACCTGCTGCAGTTGTTCACTGCTCAGTGGATTCCCGAGCATCTTCTCAGCGAG ACAATGGCTTTTCGGCAGAGCAAGGCGATAGCTAACGCGGCTTACAGCGCGAGCTTGCTGCATCCGGAGTACGAGCCCAGGGCCAATCGAGCTTTGCTCTTCGTCATGCTGAGGGCCAACCGACCGGTACAGATCACCGCCGGGGGATACATGAAGCTCTCGCTCGAGACATTCAAACGC ATGCTGACGAGCGCTTTGTCCTTTTTCACTGTTCTCCGAAGCATCAACGACGGAGCTGGCGACGAGGGCGAATAG
- the Or230 gene encoding odorant receptor 230 has product MEREPIKYEDISRLYYRLFRTMGILPSSSSRRTTLLRVYFHVTIVLYYSMSMFDGLRMLGHNDIEIEYVFEEVVIHGICARFLILSCRREELAELLLSCEKLWRMLKPGEDRVVKSYEKIARYLAHYITWTTLVAIFFYIVAARIVKLPPAEVNGTERRMLPFRFYVDVQRQPWYDIVTVLEIVVVLNIAMIVSTIETTGPFLITMACGYLRSIRNRLLAIADEAEGRGEISRLSTIRVVSCVKFHQKIMRFCQDIEKLTSSVLLVQVVCTAYNISLVGFRILKNDPNAVKFVPLLLLNLLQLFTAQWIPEHLLSESKAIANAAYSASLLHPEYEPRANRALLFVMLRANRPVQITAGGYMKLSLETFKRMLTSALSFFTVLRSINDGAGDEGE; this is encoded by the exons ATGGAAAGGGAGCCGATCAAGTACGAGGATATCTCGCGCCTTTACTACAGGCTCTTTCGTACTATGGGAATACTGCCCAGCTCCTCGTCGCGACGGACGACTCTTCTGCGCGTCTACTTTCACGTGACGATCGTGCTCTACTACTCGATGTCGATGTTCGACGGACTGAGGATGCTGGGACACAACGACATCGAGATCGAGTACGTGTTCGAGGAGGTCGTGATCCACGGGATTTGCGCGAGGTTCCTCATACTCTCCTGCCGGCGAGAAGAGTTGGCGGAACTGCTGCTGTCCTGCGAGAAGCTGTGGCGCATGCTGAAACCCGGCGAGGACCGAGTCGTCAAGAGCTACGAGAAGATAGCCAGGTACCTCGCGCACTACATCACGTGGACGACTTTGGTGGCGATTTTCTTCTACATCGTCGCGGCGAGGATCGTCAAGCTGCCGCCCGCCGAGGTCAACGGCACCGAGAGAAGGATGCTGCCGTTCAG GTTCTACGTGGACGTGCAGAGGCAGCCCTGGTACGACATAGTCACGGTCCTGGAGATCGTGGTGGTGTTGAATATCGCGATGATTGTGTCGACGATCGAGACAACCGGACCCTTTCTCATAACGATGGCATGCGGCTACCTCAGGTCCATCCGTAACAGACTCCTGGCGATAGCCGACGAGGCCGAGGGTCGCGGCGAGATCTCGAGACTCTCGACGATCCGAGTCGTCAGCTGCGTCAAGTTTCACCAGAAGATCATGCG CTTTTGCCAGGACATCGAGAAGCTCACGAGCAGCGTGCTCCTCGTCCAGGTCGTGTGCACGGCCTACAACATCTCGCTCGTAGGATTCAGGATACTGAAG AACGACCCCAACGCCGTCAAGTTCGTGCCGTTACTACTCTTGAACCTGCTGCAGTTGTTCACTGCTCAGTGGATTCCCGAGCATCTTCTCAGCGAG AGCAAGGCGATAGCTAACGCGGCTTACAGCGCGAGCTTGCTGCATCCGGAGTACGAGCCCAGGGCCAATCGAGCTTTGCTCTTCGTCATGCTGAGGGCCAACCGACCGGTACAGATCACCGCCGGGGGATACATGAAGCTCTCGCTCGAGACATTCAAACGC ATGCTGACGAGCGCTTTGTCCTTTTTCACTGTTCTCCGAAGCATCAACGACGGAGCTGGCGACGAGGGCGAATAG
- the Or230 gene encoding odorant receptor 230 isoform X3, with protein sequence MEREPIKYEDISRLYYRLFRTMGILPSSSSRRTTLLRVYFHVTIVLYYSMSMFDGLRMLGHNDIEIEYVFEEVVIHGICARFLILSCRREELAELLLSCEKLWRMLKPGEDRVVKSYEKIARYLAHYITWTTLVAIFFYIVAARIVKLPPAEVNGTERRMLPFRFYVDVQRQPWYDIVTVLEIVVVLNIAMIVSTIETTGPFLITMACGYLRSIRNRLLAIADEAEGRGEISRLSTIRVVSCVKFHQKIMRSQLLPGHREAHEQRAPRPGRVHGLQHLARRIQDTEERPQRRQVRAVTTLEPAAVVHCSVDSRASSQREQGDS encoded by the exons ATGGAAAGGGAGCCGATCAAGTACGAGGATATCTCGCGCCTTTACTACAGGCTCTTTCGTACTATGGGAATACTGCCCAGCTCCTCGTCGCGACGGACGACTCTTCTGCGCGTCTACTTTCACGTGACGATCGTGCTCTACTACTCGATGTCGATGTTCGACGGACTGAGGATGCTGGGACACAACGACATCGAGATCGAGTACGTGTTCGAGGAGGTCGTGATCCACGGGATTTGCGCGAGGTTCCTCATACTCTCCTGCCGGCGAGAAGAGTTGGCGGAACTGCTGCTGTCCTGCGAGAAGCTGTGGCGCATGCTGAAACCCGGCGAGGACCGAGTCGTCAAGAGCTACGAGAAGATAGCCAGGTACCTCGCGCACTACATCACGTGGACGACTTTGGTGGCGATTTTCTTCTACATCGTCGCGGCGAGGATCGTCAAGCTGCCGCCCGCCGAGGTCAACGGCACCGAGAGAAGGATGCTGCCGTTCAG GTTCTACGTGGACGTGCAGAGGCAGCCCTGGTACGACATAGTCACGGTCCTGGAGATCGTGGTGGTGTTGAATATCGCGATGATTGTGTCGACGATCGAGACAACCGGACCCTTTCTCATAACGATGGCATGCGGCTACCTCAGGTCCATCCGTAACAGACTCCTGGCGATAGCCGACGAGGCCGAGGGTCGCGGCGAGATCTCGAGACTCTCGACGATCCGAGTCGTCAGCTGCGTCAAGTTTCACCAGAAGATCATGCG TTCGCAGCTTTTGCCAGGACATCGAGAAGCTCACGAGCAGCGTGCTCCTCGTCCAGGTCGTGTGCACGGCCTACAACATCTCGCTCGTAGGATTCAGGATACTGAAG AACGACCCCAACGCCGTCAAGTTCGTGCCGTTACTACTCTTGAACCTGCTGCAGTTGTTCACTGCTCAGTGGATTCCCGAGCATCTTCTCAGCGAG AGCAAGGCGATAGCTAA
- the Or230 gene encoding odorant receptor 230 isoform X2 → MEREPIKYEDISRLYYRLFRTMGILPSSSSRRTTLLRVYFHVTIVLYYSMSMFDGLRMLGHNDIEIEYVFEEVVIHGICARFLILSCRREELAELLLSCEKLWRMLKPGEDRVVKSYEKIARYLAHYITWTTLVAIFFYIVAARIVKLPPAEVNGTERRMLPFRFYVDVQRQPWYDIVTVLEIVVVLNIAMIVSTIETTGPFLITMACGYLRSIRNRLLAIADEAEGRGEISRLSTIRVVSCVKFHQKIMRSQLLPGHREAHEQRAPRPGRVHGLQHLARRIQDTEERPQRRQVRAVTTLEPAAVVHCSVDSRASSQRDNGFSAEQGDS, encoded by the exons ATGGAAAGGGAGCCGATCAAGTACGAGGATATCTCGCGCCTTTACTACAGGCTCTTTCGTACTATGGGAATACTGCCCAGCTCCTCGTCGCGACGGACGACTCTTCTGCGCGTCTACTTTCACGTGACGATCGTGCTCTACTACTCGATGTCGATGTTCGACGGACTGAGGATGCTGGGACACAACGACATCGAGATCGAGTACGTGTTCGAGGAGGTCGTGATCCACGGGATTTGCGCGAGGTTCCTCATACTCTCCTGCCGGCGAGAAGAGTTGGCGGAACTGCTGCTGTCCTGCGAGAAGCTGTGGCGCATGCTGAAACCCGGCGAGGACCGAGTCGTCAAGAGCTACGAGAAGATAGCCAGGTACCTCGCGCACTACATCACGTGGACGACTTTGGTGGCGATTTTCTTCTACATCGTCGCGGCGAGGATCGTCAAGCTGCCGCCCGCCGAGGTCAACGGCACCGAGAGAAGGATGCTGCCGTTCAG GTTCTACGTGGACGTGCAGAGGCAGCCCTGGTACGACATAGTCACGGTCCTGGAGATCGTGGTGGTGTTGAATATCGCGATGATTGTGTCGACGATCGAGACAACCGGACCCTTTCTCATAACGATGGCATGCGGCTACCTCAGGTCCATCCGTAACAGACTCCTGGCGATAGCCGACGAGGCCGAGGGTCGCGGCGAGATCTCGAGACTCTCGACGATCCGAGTCGTCAGCTGCGTCAAGTTTCACCAGAAGATCATGCG TTCGCAGCTTTTGCCAGGACATCGAGAAGCTCACGAGCAGCGTGCTCCTCGTCCAGGTCGTGTGCACGGCCTACAACATCTCGCTCGTAGGATTCAGGATACTGAAG AACGACCCCAACGCCGTCAAGTTCGTGCCGTTACTACTCTTGAACCTGCTGCAGTTGTTCACTGCTCAGTGGATTCCCGAGCATCTTCTCAGCGAG ACAATGGCTTTTCGGCAGAGCAAGGCGATAGCTAA
- the LOC100121973 gene encoding low-density lipoprotein receptor-related protein 1B isoform X1, whose product MIAANVPRTDVLLEYEFSNMSKLVFLLCALAVAGFAQAKSIHASQARQLVLLSGESGKLWRVSLDAGFESVLEETRLPINANSSDAIVDFDLDPKGDRLLAIDEHSRINSSRLHDANPNDKPKNFSSSGSFQYHPTGRDARIAYDWLAGNVYAIDSQSQVVDVIGLRHQPHRHMIETVLFERKDPVMEERIVREKPRRLALDPSAGVMFVLTDIRGSIKNIYRSNMDGTGKRLLVSDVGAKDELMDIDRQNKRIYWVDNKAGWIRSVDYEGVDLVSVLKIENRPLALAAHDGRLFWSTNSDGANGITSINLCLPKPEGGCPKHRDLQLRNHYELPHFIKLVESTDRSLQPEIDESNPCGLENGGCQHLCLLSSARERSCACAVDWKADGDDPLKCQPIAENDRPKRQMDMYHQQPTLRPDPQLPQQPAHIPIYIFYPGK is encoded by the exons ATGATCGCCGCAAATGTTCCACGCACCGATGTGCTGCTCGAATACGAGTTTTCAAACATGAGTAAGCTCGTTTTTCTGCTTTGTGCGCTAGCCGTCGCTGGATTCGCGCAGGCCAAGAGTATTC ACGCCTCGCAAGCTCGTCAACTGGTGCTTCTGAGCGGAGAGTCGGGCAAACTTTGGCGGGTGAGCCTCGACGCCGGCTTCGAATCCGTCCTGGAAGAGACGCGGTTGCCCATCAACGCCAATAGCAGTGACGCAATAGTCGACTTCGACCTGGACCCGAAGGGTGATCGACTGCTCGCCATCGATGAACACAGTCGCATCAACTCCAGCCGTCTTCACGATGCGAACCCCAACGACAAGCCCAAGAAtttcagcagcagcggcagtttCCAGTACCACCCCACAGGTCGGGACGCTCGCATAGCGTACGATTGGCTGGCGGGCAACGTCTACGCGATCGACAGTCAGTCCCAGGTGGTCGACGTGATCGGACTGAGGCATCAACCGCACCGTCACATGATCGAGACGGTCCTCTTTGAGCGCAAGGATCCGGTCATGGAGGAGAGGATCGTCAGGGAAAAGCCCAGGAGACTCGCTCTGGACCCCAGCGCTGGGGTCATGTTCGTGCTCACGGATATCAGAGGATCTATCAAGAAC ATTTACCGATCCAACATGGACGGCACCGGAAAGCGGCTGCTTGTCTCCGACGTGGGAGCTAAGGACGAGCTGATGGACATCGATCGGCAGAACAAGAGAATATACTGGGTGGACAACAAGGCGGGCTGGATCAGGAGCGTCGACTACGAGGGAGTCGATCTGGTGTCGGTgctgaaaatcgaaaatcGACCACTGGCTCTCGCCGCACACGACGGCCGGCTCTTCTGGTCGACGAACTCGGACG GCGCGAACGGCATAACCAGCATCAACCTCTGCCTGCCGAAGCCCGAGGGCGGCTGTCCGAAGCATCGAGACCTCCAACTCCGAAACCACTACGAGCTGCCGCACTTCATCAAGCTGGTCGAGTCGACCGATCGATCGCTCCAGCCCGAGATCGACGAGAGCAACCCCTGCGGTCTGGAGAACGGCGGCTGCCAGCATCTCTGTCTGCTCTCGTCGGCCAGGGAACGCAGCTGCGCCTGTGCCGTCGACTGGAAAGCCGACGGCGACGATCCTCTCAAGTGCCAACCGATCGCCGAGAACGACCGGCCGAAAAGACAGATGGACATGTACCATCAGCAGCCGACTCTCAGACCCGATCCCCAGCTGCCCCAGCAGCCGGCCCACATACCGATTTACATATTCTATCCCGGCAAGTGA
- the LOC100121973 gene encoding low-density lipoprotein receptor-related protein 6 isoform X2 — MIAANVPRTDVLLEYEFSNMSKLVFLLCALAVAGFAQAKSIQDASQARQLVLLSGESGKLWRVSLDAGFESVLEETRLPINANSSDAIVDFDLDPKGDRLLAIDEHSRINSSRLHDANPNDKPKNFSSSGSFQYHPTGRDARIAYDWLAGNVYAIDSQSQVVDVIGLRHQPHRHMIETVLFERKDPVMEERIVREKPRRLALDPSAGVMFVLTDIRGSIKNIYRSNMDGTGKRLLVSDVGAKDELMDIDRQNKRIYWVDNKAGWIRSVDYEGVDLVSVLKIENRPLALAAHDGRLFWSTNSDGANGITSINLCLPKPEGGCPKHRDLQLRNHYELPHFIKLVESTDRSLQPEIDESNPCGLENGGCQHLCLLSSARERSCACAVDWKADGDDPLKCQPIAENDRPKRQMDMYHQQPTLRPDPQLPQQPAHIPIYIFYPGK, encoded by the exons ATGATCGCCGCAAATGTTCCACGCACCGATGTGCTGCTCGAATACGAGTTTTCAAACATGAGTAAGCTCGTTTTTCTGCTTTGTGCGCTAGCCGTCGCTGGATTCGCGCAGGCCAAGAGTATTC AAGACGCCTCGCAAGCTCGTCAACTGGTGCTTCTGAGCGGAGAGTCGGGCAAACTTTGGCGGGTGAGCCTCGACGCCGGCTTCGAATCCGTCCTGGAAGAGACGCGGTTGCCCATCAACGCCAATAGCAGTGACGCAATAGTCGACTTCGACCTGGACCCGAAGGGTGATCGACTGCTCGCCATCGATGAACACAGTCGCATCAACTCCAGCCGTCTTCACGATGCGAACCCCAACGACAAGCCCAAGAAtttcagcagcagcggcagtttCCAGTACCACCCCACAGGTCGGGACGCTCGCATAGCGTACGATTGGCTGGCGGGCAACGTCTACGCGATCGACAGTCAGTCCCAGGTGGTCGACGTGATCGGACTGAGGCATCAACCGCACCGTCACATGATCGAGACGGTCCTCTTTGAGCGCAAGGATCCGGTCATGGAGGAGAGGATCGTCAGGGAAAAGCCCAGGAGACTCGCTCTGGACCCCAGCGCTGGGGTCATGTTCGTGCTCACGGATATCAGAGGATCTATCAAGAAC ATTTACCGATCCAACATGGACGGCACCGGAAAGCGGCTGCTTGTCTCCGACGTGGGAGCTAAGGACGAGCTGATGGACATCGATCGGCAGAACAAGAGAATATACTGGGTGGACAACAAGGCGGGCTGGATCAGGAGCGTCGACTACGAGGGAGTCGATCTGGTGTCGGTgctgaaaatcgaaaatcGACCACTGGCTCTCGCCGCACACGACGGCCGGCTCTTCTGGTCGACGAACTCGGACG GCGCGAACGGCATAACCAGCATCAACCTCTGCCTGCCGAAGCCCGAGGGCGGCTGTCCGAAGCATCGAGACCTCCAACTCCGAAACCACTACGAGCTGCCGCACTTCATCAAGCTGGTCGAGTCGACCGATCGATCGCTCCAGCCCGAGATCGACGAGAGCAACCCCTGCGGTCTGGAGAACGGCGGCTGCCAGCATCTCTGTCTGCTCTCGTCGGCCAGGGAACGCAGCTGCGCCTGTGCCGTCGACTGGAAAGCCGACGGCGACGATCCTCTCAAGTGCCAACCGATCGCCGAGAACGACCGGCCGAAAAGACAGATGGACATGTACCATCAGCAGCCGACTCTCAGACCCGATCCCCAGCTGCCCCAGCAGCCGGCCCACATACCGATTTACATATTCTATCCCGGCAAGTGA